Below is a genomic region from Elusimicrobiota bacterium.
ACGCGCTTCAGAAAAAATGGAGCGACATCTTCCTTTCCAGGAACAAGGGCGGCAAAGGCCACAAATTCGAGTTCTATGATCTGCAACCCAAAGACTGGATGACGCTCAAGGCGGAGTTCAAAGAGTTCATCCGCAAGCTGATCGCCTTGGACATGAACGTGATCGTCACGGCCAGGCAGAAAACCCAGTACGCGGACGGCGCTTTCATGAAGGCCATCGGCGACACCTTTGACGGCGAGAAGAGCCTGCCCTATCTTTTTGACACGATCGTCAGGCTCCATGTCGACGAGAAAGGGCGGCACATGGGCACTTGCCTTAAGGATCGGTCAAACAAGCTGCCCAAGGAGCCCTTTGAGGCAAAGTATGGGCTATTCGAATCGCTGTTCGGCAAGGAAACCCTCGCGAGGAAAGCCAAGCCCATTGCGCCGCCGGCTCTTGGGGAAATCAAAGCGCGGATTCGAGTCTTAATTGAACAGCTTGGCCTCACCTCCGAGCGGGTCGCCAAAGGACTCGTTGCTTATGGCGCGAGTACCTTAGACGATCTGACACTCGAGAGCGCCGAGGCGATCCTAAAGAAACTCGAGGCCGTTCTGGCCTCAAAAAATCCAATGACAAACACAGGAGGAAATTCTCATGCCTAAGATTGACTTTAGCAAGGTAGACGACGTTCAGGACTTCACGCCCATCCCGGCGGGTAAGTATCTCTGCAAGGTGGCTGAAGTCCAGCAGAGTCAAACCCAGTTCCAGGACGAAATGTGGAAGCTCCGTTTCCAAGTGGTTTCCGGTGAGCATACCGGCCGCCAGCTCTTCGACAATATGGTCTTTTCCGAGGCCGCGATGAAACGAGCCAAACTCATCTGCTCCAGGCTTGGTCTTGATGTCACACAGGAGTTAAACCTTACCCCGGAGATGATCAAGAATCGCCAGTGCCATCTGACGGTTGAGGTCGAGGAGTACCAGGACGAAGAAGGCAGAACCAAAAAGCGAAACGTCGTGCCCTTCGCCGGTTATGAGCGCGCTGAAGAAGAGGCGAAAGCCCCCGAAGAGCTGGAAGAGATTTCCTTCTAACCATCGCGGTTAAAAATCAGCGGAGAAAAACTCTTGACCGCCCCCTCTTTAACAGGCGCTCTCGCCGGAATCCTGGTCGAAATCCGGTTCCACAAGAATGACTTTCTAATCGGAAAGTTGGACACCGGGGTTTCGGTCAAGGGATACATGGCGCATCCCCAGATAGGGATGGAGTATCGGTTCGAGGGAAAATGGCTCCATAGCCCGCGCTGGGGCGAGACTTTCGCGTTCGCAAATTATTCGCAGTCCTATCCCACAAGCCTCGATGCGATCCGGTCCTATCTCAAGGAAAACGCCAAGTGGGTGGGGCCGGAAATATCAAAAAGAATTATCGAGGCCTTTGACAAGGACTCATTGGCCGTGCTTAAGGATAACCCCGAACGTGTAGCCCGCGAAATATCCGGCATCACTCCCTCTAGAGCTGAGGAAATCTCGGCCATGCTTAAAAAGATTGAAAGCCAGGAGAAACTCGAGCTAGCCTTGACTGAAATTTTAACCGGAGTCCCTGTGTCCGGCCGCGTGCGCCACAGAATCATCGAGCTTTGGGGAGCGGACGCGCCTGAGAAGCTGCGCCAGAACCCCTATGAGCTTATTGACAAAGTGCAGGGCGTGGGGTTTTTGACTGCGGATCAAATCGCAAGGAAGGTTGGTTTTGAGCCTGAAGGCTACCCTAGAATCCGCGCCGGCGTCCTTTACACCCTCAAGGAAGCAGCCGGGAGTGGAGGCCACACCTTTCTTCCCGCTGAAATGTTGCTCGTCAAAGCCCAAGAAAATCTGAATGTGAAAGTGGAAAAAATATCTTCGGCGCTTGCCCAAATGAAACAAGACGGCGACATTGTTATTGAGGGAGAAGCCGTATATATGCGGGCACTCCACCGGGACGAGACCGCTATCGCAAAGCTGCTTAAAAAATTGAGGTCATAAATGGAACTTTTCCCTGATCAGAGACAAGCCTTGGAATTGGCCCGGCAAGCCAATGTTTTTATCTTGACCGGCGGCGCGGGAACAGGCAAATCAACCACGGTCAAATCCATCTTAGACGATCTCGCCACGGGGGGCTTTCGTTTTGCCCTGGCCGCTCCCAGCGGCAAGGCGGCCAAGCGGCTTTCCGAGGTGACAGGGAAACCCGCGTCAACAATTCACCGGCTTTTGGAGCCGGAGAAAATCAACGACGGGTTTGCGTTCACGAGAGGGCCGAATAAGCCGCTTGAGGATGACCTGATCGTTTTAGATGAAGTCAGCATGGTTGACGTTTCGCTCATGGCGAGGTTTCTTGAGGCGGTGAAACCACAAACCAAGCTCATCTTGGTCGGTGATCCCTACCAGCTGCCATCGGTCGGCCCCGGTAATGTGTTGCGCGATCTTC
It encodes:
- a CDS encoding AAA family ATPase, producing the protein MKTDVVLPEEPQNERTEGSPKPAPAVRLGNPKKSAAESSPFQKAKAKEKRLKLFIWGDSGAGKTTLALQFYKPVVIDLEGGCDLYGEAFDFEVLKATTADEVLGAVNWLLSNQHPHRTLVIDPITIYWDALQKKWSDIFLSRNKGGKGHKFEFYDLQPKDWMTLKAEFKEFIRKLIALDMNVIVTARQKTQYADGAFMKAIGDTFDGEKSLPYLFDTIVRLHVDEKGRHMGTCLKDRSNKLPKEPFEAKYGLFESLFGKETLARKAKPIAPPALGEIKARIRVLIEQLGLTSERVAKGLVAYGASTLDDLTLESAEAILKKLEAVLASKNPMTNTGGNSHA
- a CDS encoding DUF669 domain-containing protein, whose translation is MPKIDFSKVDDVQDFTPIPAGKYLCKVAEVQQSQTQFQDEMWKLRFQVVSGEHTGRQLFDNMVFSEAAMKRAKLICSRLGLDVTQELNLTPEMIKNRQCHLTVEVEEYQDEEGRTKKRNVVPFAGYERAEEEAKAPEELEEISF